In a genomic window of Micromonospora cremea:
- a CDS encoding [protein-PII] uridylyltransferase, whose protein sequence is MASLIKKNASEHPGDGDANLLINEVVGVPGGIGEGARAARADAYDSWLASLLPDRGGIALLAVGGLGRRQCAPYGDLDLVLLHAGVPGTDELAASLWYPIWDAGLRLDHSVRTVTEALSVAQDDVKVALGLLDARLVAGDPELADALIRTAADHWRRTAVRQLPGLREVTAARWQAHGELAFLLEGDLKEAAGGLRDVGLLRAIAAAGITDALRPAVRAAHLRLLDTRDALHQQVGRRVDRLVAQERNGVAALLGLRQPQLGAPDSAQRDGAAVHDGDALLRRVAGDARTVSHALDDAFRAADRLRSGRSRGASGRPLRRPVARDVVEQDGELVLARTAIGARPDPSLSLRVAAAAATTRLPIARATCEWLAAYCPPLPAPWPAEARAALTTLLGAGPGLVQAWETCDRYGLVDGWLPEWARLRSLPQHNPVHRYTLDRHLVQTAHEASRHSREVDRPDLLLLGALLHDIGKGLPGDHSAVGVPLAEAVATRIGLPAGEVELIGTLVRLHLLLPDVATRRDLADPVTIAAVAEAVGDTGTLDRLHALVRADAAATGPAAWSDWKGRLVAELVVRVRTALDTGVLPEPPAPDPTLLAGPLPVVHLTGDRVAVAAADRRGLLATVAGCLALHRLEVISADASAVDGRALVECRVQPRYGLPPDPVPLRADLRRAVAGDVSVTQRLRGRAFAARGGGAAPRVVWHREAATDAVLLELRASDAAGLLYRVTCALDEAGALVRAARISTLGADVVDAFYLVGGWPNDATRARLEAAVLAAV, encoded by the coding sequence ATGGCCTCGTTGATCAAGAAGAATGCGTCAGAACACCCCGGCGACGGCGACGCGAACCTCTTGATCAACGAGGTCGTCGGCGTACCCGGGGGGATCGGAGAGGGGGCGCGGGCCGCGCGGGCGGACGCGTACGACTCCTGGCTGGCCTCCCTGCTGCCGGACCGCGGCGGGATCGCCCTGCTCGCGGTCGGCGGGCTAGGGCGGCGGCAGTGCGCCCCGTACGGGGACCTGGACCTGGTGCTGCTGCACGCCGGGGTACCCGGCACGGACGAGCTGGCAGCCTCCCTCTGGTACCCGATCTGGGACGCCGGCCTGCGGCTGGACCACTCGGTGCGCACCGTCACGGAGGCCCTCTCGGTGGCCCAGGACGACGTCAAGGTCGCCCTCGGGCTGCTCGACGCCCGGCTGGTCGCTGGCGACCCGGAGCTGGCCGACGCGCTGATCCGCACCGCCGCCGACCATTGGCGGCGTACCGCCGTGCGCCAGTTGCCCGGCCTGCGGGAGGTCACCGCCGCCCGTTGGCAGGCCCACGGCGAGCTGGCGTTCCTGCTCGAAGGCGACCTGAAGGAGGCCGCTGGCGGGCTGCGCGACGTCGGTCTGCTGCGGGCCATCGCGGCCGCCGGGATCACCGACGCGCTGCGTCCGGCCGTACGCGCCGCCCACCTGCGCCTCCTGGACACCCGCGACGCCCTGCACCAGCAGGTCGGCCGGCGGGTCGACCGCCTGGTCGCCCAGGAACGCAACGGGGTGGCCGCGCTGCTCGGCCTCCGACAACCCCAGCTCGGCGCGCCCGACTCCGCGCAGCGCGACGGAGCCGCGGTGCACGACGGTGACGCCCTGCTGCGCCGGGTGGCGGGGGACGCGCGCACCGTCAGCCACGCCCTCGACGATGCCTTCCGCGCCGCGGACCGGCTGCGCTCCGGCCGCTCCCGAGGTGCCAGCGGGCGCCCGCTGCGCCGCCCGGTGGCCCGGGACGTGGTCGAGCAAGACGGCGAGTTGGTGCTGGCCCGCACCGCCATCGGGGCGCGCCCCGACCCGAGCCTGTCGCTGCGGGTGGCCGCCGCGGCGGCCACCACCCGGCTGCCCATCGCCCGGGCCACCTGCGAGTGGCTGGCCGCGTACTGCCCGCCGCTGCCCGCGCCCTGGCCGGCCGAGGCCCGGGCCGCGCTGACCACCCTGCTCGGCGCCGGTCCCGGTCTGGTGCAGGCCTGGGAGACCTGCGACCGGTACGGCCTGGTCGACGGCTGGCTGCCCGAGTGGGCCCGGCTGCGCAGCCTGCCCCAGCACAACCCGGTGCACCGGTACACCCTCGACCGGCACCTGGTGCAGACCGCCCACGAGGCCAGCCGGCACTCCCGCGAGGTGGACCGTCCGGACCTGCTGCTCCTCGGCGCTCTGTTGCACGACATCGGCAAGGGACTGCCCGGGGATCACAGCGCGGTCGGCGTGCCGCTGGCCGAGGCGGTGGCGACCCGGATCGGTCTGCCCGCCGGGGAGGTTGAGCTGATCGGCACGCTGGTCCGGCTGCACCTGCTGCTGCCCGACGTGGCCACCCGCCGGGACCTGGCCGACCCGGTGACCATCGCAGCGGTGGCCGAGGCGGTCGGCGACACTGGCACCCTCGACCGATTGCACGCGCTGGTCCGCGCGGACGCAGCGGCCACCGGGCCGGCGGCCTGGTCGGACTGGAAGGGCCGGCTGGTCGCCGAGCTGGTCGTCCGGGTCCGCACCGCCCTGGACACCGGCGTGCTGCCGGAACCGCCGGCCCCTGACCCGACGCTGTTGGCCGGGCCTCTGCCGGTCGTCCACCTGACGGGGGACCGGGTGGCGGTGGCCGCGGCGGACCGGCGGGGCCTGCTCGCCACCGTGGCCGGCTGCCTGGCCCTGCACCGGCTGGAAGTGATCTCCGCGGACGCCTCCGCGGTCGACGGCCGGGCTCTGGTCGAGTGCCGGGTGCAGCCGCGCTACGGTCTACCGCCGGACCCGGTCCCGCTCCGCGCCGACCTGCGGCGGGCGGTCGCCGGCGACGTGTCGGTCACCCAACGGCTGCGCGGCCGTGCGTTCGCCGCCCGGGGCGGCGGCGCGGCCCCCCGGGTGGTCTGGCACCGCGAGGCGGCCACCGACGCCGTGCTGCTGGAGTTGCGCGCCTCCGACGCCGCCGGGCTGCTCTACCGGGTCACCTGCGCGCTCGACGAGGCGGGTGCCCTGGTCCGCGCGGCCCGTATCTCCACCCTCGGCGCCGACGTGGTGGACGCCTTCTACCTGGTCGGCGGCTGGCCGAACGACGCCACCCGGGCCCGCCTGGAGGCCGCGGTCCTCGCCGCCGTCTGA
- a CDS encoding sensor histidine kinase: protein MRGSGQRGWRETGADAVLALVLLGFGLLATGLAGDNQPGSRPVDAACRVLIAVAALALLARRRAPVVTLAVVTVATATYLVLGYPYGPILLTFLIAVYTVAVRLPVRPAALATGGAFVLLQTHVFWSRGPAPGWAGVLPASAWAVVPFAVGMVVRVNREAVARSRAEQARSRAEQARRQADEERLRIAQEVHDVVGHGLAAISMQAEIALHLLPKRPEQAETALTAISRTSREALDELRVTLGAVRRGAERGPVPGLARLPALRDRLAGAGLDVELRVVGDPRELPAAVDLAAYRVVQEALTNVLRHAGVASAEVTVGYHVDELTVEVTDRGAGATGDGLDPAADGTGGHGLAGMRERVDALGGRLAVGPRPDGGFRVYARLPVEPSA from the coding sequence ATGCGAGGCAGCGGGCAGCGAGGGTGGCGGGAGACGGGCGCTGACGCCGTGCTCGCCCTGGTGCTGCTCGGATTCGGGCTGCTCGCCACCGGCCTGGCCGGAGACAACCAACCGGGGTCGAGGCCGGTGGACGCCGCCTGCCGGGTGCTGATCGCGGTCGCCGCGCTGGCCCTGCTGGCCCGGCGGCGCGCCCCGGTCGTCACTCTCGCCGTGGTCACCGTGGCCACCGCGACGTACCTCGTGCTCGGCTACCCGTACGGACCGATCCTGCTCACCTTCCTGATCGCGGTGTACACCGTGGCGGTGCGGCTGCCGGTGCGGCCGGCGGCGCTCGCCACCGGCGGCGCGTTCGTGCTGCTGCAGACGCACGTCTTCTGGTCCCGGGGCCCGGCCCCGGGCTGGGCCGGAGTGCTGCCCGCGTCGGCCTGGGCGGTCGTACCGTTCGCGGTGGGGATGGTGGTGCGGGTCAACCGCGAGGCGGTCGCCCGCAGTCGTGCCGAGCAGGCTCGCAGCCGCGCCGAGCAGGCCCGGCGGCAGGCCGACGAGGAGCGGCTGCGGATCGCGCAGGAGGTGCACGACGTGGTGGGGCACGGGCTGGCCGCGATCAGCATGCAGGCGGAGATCGCCCTGCACCTGCTGCCGAAACGGCCGGAGCAGGCGGAGACCGCGCTGACCGCGATCAGCCGGACCAGCCGGGAGGCACTGGACGAGCTGCGGGTCACCCTGGGGGCGGTGCGGCGCGGCGCGGAGCGTGGGCCGGTGCCCGGCCTGGCGCGGCTCCCGGCGCTGCGTGACCGGCTCGCCGGGGCCGGACTCGACGTCGAGCTGCGGGTGGTCGGTGATCCCCGGGAGCTGCCGGCGGCGGTGGATCTGGCCGCGTACCGGGTGGTGCAGGAGGCGTTGACCAACGTCCTGCGCCATGCCGGGGTGGCCAGCGCGGAGGTGACGGTCGGCTACCACGTCGACGAGTTGACCGTCGAGGTCACCGACCGGGGCGCGGGTGCCACCGGCGACGGGCTGGATCCCGCCGCCGACGGGACCGGCGGGCACGGTCTGGCCGGGATGCGGGAGCGGGTCGACGCGCTGGGTGGGCGGCTTGCCGTCGGGCCGCGCCCCGACGGCGGTTTCCGGGTGTACGCCCGGCTGCCGGTGGAGCCGTCCGCGTGA
- a CDS encoding response regulator transcription factor encodes MIRVLIADDQDLVRLGLRALVESEDDLALAGEAADGLRAVELARRERPDVVLMDIRMPGIDGIEATRRIVADPDLAGTRVVVLTTFELDEYVFDALRHGASGFLTKDTRPAELLRAIRLVAEGEALLSPSVTRRVVREFATRPSRVPRPHPRLDALTDRERQVVGLVGEGLNNDEIAARLVVSPATARTHVSRAMGKLGARDRAQLVVFAYQSGLVSG; translated from the coding sequence GTGATCCGGGTGCTGATCGCCGACGACCAGGACCTGGTCCGGCTCGGGTTACGCGCGCTGGTGGAGAGCGAGGACGACCTGGCGCTGGCCGGTGAGGCGGCCGACGGGCTGCGGGCGGTGGAGCTGGCCCGCCGGGAACGACCGGACGTGGTGCTGATGGACATCCGGATGCCGGGTATCGACGGAATCGAGGCCACCCGCCGGATCGTCGCCGATCCCGACCTGGCCGGTACGCGGGTGGTGGTGCTCACCACCTTCGAGCTGGACGAGTACGTCTTCGACGCGCTACGGCACGGGGCGAGCGGCTTTCTCACCAAGGACACTCGGCCGGCCGAGTTGCTGCGGGCGATCCGGCTGGTCGCCGAGGGGGAGGCGCTGCTGTCGCCGTCGGTGACCCGGCGGGTGGTGCGGGAGTTCGCCACCCGGCCGTCCCGGGTGCCCCGTCCGCATCCGCGGCTCGACGCGCTCACCGACCGGGAGCGCCAGGTGGTCGGCCTGGTCGGTGAGGGGCTGAACAACGACGAGATCGCCGCCCGGCTGGTGGTCAGCCCGGCGACCGCGCGGACCCACGTCAGCCGGGCGATGGGCAAGCTGGGCGCCCGGGACCGGGCGCAGCTCGTCGTCTTCGCGTACCAGTCGGGGCTGGTGTCCGGATGA
- the ffh gene encoding signal recognition particle protein, which yields MFDTLSDRLSGIFTKLRGKGRLTDADIDATAREIRLALLEADVALPVVKGFIANVKERARSSEVSQALNPAQQIIKIVNEELITVLGGEGRRLQFAKQSPTVIMLAGLQGSGKTTLAGKLARWLKGQGHQPLLVAADLQRPNAVGQLQVLGGRAGVEVYAPEPGNGVGDPVQVARASIEHAKRAARDIVIVDTAGRLGIDAEMMQQAADIRDAVQPDEVIFVIDAMVGQDAVRTAEAFRDGVGITGVVLSKLDGDARGGAALSVREVTGQPILFASTGEKLEDFDVFHPDRMASRILGMGDVLTLIEQAEQAFDSVQKEKMTAKLMGGEQFTLEDFLDQLIAVRRMGPIANVLAMMPGMGQMKDQLADLDDTHFDRVTAIIRSMTPGERTNPKIINGSRRARIANGSGVTVMDVNQLLNRFADAQKMMKQMGGMMGLPGGGRRKATKSPKNKRKGTKGGGRPRTGAGAAMPGGFPGGMPQLPPGMDPNDLAGGQGLPPGFKLPKIDFNKLGKGDGKR from the coding sequence GTGTTTGACACCTTGAGTGACCGGCTGTCCGGGATCTTTACCAAGCTCCGCGGCAAGGGGCGGCTCACCGACGCCGACATCGACGCCACCGCGCGCGAGATCCGCCTCGCGCTGCTGGAGGCGGACGTCGCGCTGCCGGTCGTCAAGGGCTTCATCGCGAACGTCAAGGAGCGGGCCCGCAGCTCCGAGGTCTCCCAGGCGCTGAACCCGGCCCAGCAGATCATCAAGATCGTCAACGAAGAGCTGATCACGGTGCTCGGCGGCGAGGGCCGGCGGCTCCAGTTCGCCAAGCAGTCCCCGACGGTGATCATGCTGGCCGGTCTCCAGGGTTCCGGTAAGACCACCCTCGCCGGCAAGCTGGCCCGCTGGCTCAAGGGCCAGGGGCACCAGCCGCTGCTGGTCGCCGCCGACCTCCAGCGCCCCAACGCCGTCGGGCAGCTCCAGGTGCTCGGTGGCCGGGCCGGCGTCGAGGTGTACGCCCCGGAGCCCGGCAACGGCGTCGGTGACCCGGTCCAGGTGGCCCGCGCGTCGATCGAGCACGCGAAGCGGGCGGCTCGGGACATCGTCATCGTCGACACCGCCGGCCGACTGGGCATCGACGCCGAGATGATGCAGCAGGCCGCCGACATCCGCGACGCGGTCCAGCCCGACGAGGTCATCTTCGTCATCGACGCGATGGTCGGTCAGGACGCCGTCCGCACCGCCGAGGCGTTCCGCGACGGCGTCGGCATCACCGGCGTGGTGCTCTCCAAGCTCGACGGCGACGCCCGTGGTGGCGCCGCGCTGTCGGTGCGTGAGGTGACCGGGCAGCCGATCCTGTTCGCCTCCACCGGCGAGAAGCTGGAGGACTTCGACGTCTTCCACCCGGACCGGATGGCCAGCCGGATCCTCGGCATGGGCGACGTCCTCACTCTGATCGAGCAGGCCGAGCAGGCCTTCGACTCCGTTCAGAAGGAGAAGATGACCGCCAAGCTGATGGGCGGCGAGCAGTTCACCCTGGAGGACTTCCTCGACCAGCTCATCGCGGTGCGGCGGATGGGCCCGATCGCCAACGTGCTGGCCATGATGCCCGGCATGGGGCAGATGAAGGACCAGCTGGCCGATCTGGACGACACCCACTTCGACCGGGTCACCGCGATCATCCGGTCGATGACCCCGGGCGAGCGGACCAACCCCAAGATCATCAACGGCTCCCGCCGGGCGCGCATCGCGAACGGCTCCGGGGTCACCGTGATGGACGTCAACCAGCTGCTCAACCGCTTCGCCGACGCGCAGAAGATGATGAAGCAGATGGGCGGCATGATGGGCCTGCCCGGCGGTGGCCGGCGCAAGGCGACCAAGAGCCCCAAGAACAAGCGCAAGGGCACCAAGGGTGGCGGTCGGCCGCGTACCGGGGCGGGCGCCGCGATGCCGGGCGGCTTCCCGGGTGGCATGCCGCAGCTTCCGCCGGGGATGGACCCGAACGACCTGGCCGGCGGTCAGGGCCTGCCGCCCGGCTTCAAGCTCCCGAAGATCGACTTCAACAAGCTCGGCAAGGGCGACGGCAAGCGCTGA
- the rpsD gene encoding 30S ribosomal protein S4: MAVRTKARPSPTDEVPLYPAYGHLMRRQRHPIGVRGGPRRAPRGYQLSDNDQRQVRAAYELRVRQLARAVVTAGRQPGDATENLVGQLEQRIDALVHRAGFAPSVDAARDLVAHNTFTVDGGKVNRSSYLVQPGQTIEVRADRQCRAPVAMAEHAEGDAPPYLEVSSERFTATLTREPQRQEVPALRDVPLAVHSNEEVAR; this comes from the coding sequence ATGGCTGTCCGGACCAAGGCACGACCCTCGCCGACCGACGAGGTCCCGCTGTACCCGGCGTACGGCCACCTGATGCGCCGCCAGCGGCACCCGATCGGCGTACGCGGCGGGCCGCGGCGCGCCCCGCGCGGGTACCAGCTGAGCGACAATGATCAGCGGCAGGTCCGGGCGGCGTACGAGCTGCGCGTACGGCAGCTGGCCCGCGCGGTGGTGACGGCCGGCCGGCAGCCGGGCGACGCGACGGAGAACCTGGTCGGACAGTTGGAACAGCGGATCGACGCGCTGGTACACCGGGCTGGTTTCGCGCCCTCGGTCGACGCGGCGCGGGACCTCGTCGCCCACAACACGTTCACCGTCGACGGTGGCAAGGTCAACCGTTCGTCGTACCTGGTCCAGCCGGGGCAGACAATCGAGGTGCGCGCGGACCGGCAGTGCCGAGCGCCGGTCGCCATGGCCGAGCACGCCGAGGGCGACGCACCGCCGTACCTGGAGGTCAGTTCGGAGCGGTTCACCGCGACCCTGACCCGGGAGCCGCAACGGCAGGAGGTGCCCGCGTTGCGGGACGTCCCCCTCGCCGTCCACTCGAACGAGGAGGTCGCACGATGA
- a CDS encoding amidohydrolase family protein → MALHVRGVLLPDDEVRDLWLVGDRVTFEPVPGAETVVDGGFVLPGLVDAHCHIGIARGGAPITSLDQARELACVDRAAGVLAIRDAGSPYPYPELDDEPDLPRLARAGRHVAPPKRYLRDIGVEVGAAEVAATVAAQARAGNGWVKLVGDWIDRGVGDLAPAWDADTLTAAVRAAHDAGVRAAVHTFSESAVEIMVRAGVDSVEHGTGLSLDLIDEMARQGTALVPTMINIATFGGIAEQARAKFPGYAEHMLALRDGFPEVVRAAHEAGVPIYVGTDAGGGIDHGLAAEEMLLLHERAGMAPLDVLAAASWGAREWLGFPGLVEGGLADLTVYPEDPRRDLRVVRAPSRTILRGRVIR, encoded by the coding sequence ATGGCTCTGCATGTGCGCGGTGTGCTCCTGCCGGACGACGAGGTCCGGGACCTGTGGCTGGTCGGCGATCGGGTCACCTTCGAACCGGTGCCCGGCGCGGAGACGGTGGTCGACGGCGGTTTCGTCCTGCCGGGCCTGGTCGACGCGCACTGCCACATCGGCATCGCCCGCGGCGGCGCCCCGATCACCTCCCTCGACCAGGCCCGCGAGCTGGCCTGCGTCGACCGGGCCGCCGGGGTGCTGGCGATCCGTGATGCCGGCTCGCCGTACCCGTACCCCGAGTTGGACGACGAGCCGGACCTGCCGCGACTGGCCCGCGCCGGCCGGCACGTCGCACCGCCGAAGCGCTACCTGCGCGACATCGGGGTGGAGGTCGGCGCCGCCGAGGTGGCCGCGACGGTCGCGGCCCAGGCGCGGGCCGGCAACGGCTGGGTCAAGCTGGTCGGCGACTGGATCGACCGCGGCGTGGGCGACCTGGCGCCGGCCTGGGACGCGGACACCCTCACCGCGGCCGTGCGGGCCGCGCACGACGCCGGGGTACGCGCCGCGGTGCACACCTTCTCCGAGTCGGCCGTGGAGATCATGGTGCGGGCCGGGGTGGACTCGGTGGAGCACGGCACGGGGCTGAGCCTCGACCTGATCGACGAGATGGCCCGCCAGGGCACCGCGCTCGTCCCCACGATGATCAACATTGCCACCTTCGGCGGCATCGCCGAGCAGGCGCGGGCCAAGTTCCCCGGGTACGCCGAGCACATGCTGGCGCTGCGCGACGGCTTCCCCGAGGTGGTGCGTGCCGCGCACGAGGCGGGCGTGCCGATCTACGTGGGCACCGACGCCGGCGGCGGCATCGACCACGGGCTGGCCGCCGAGGAGATGCTGCTGCTGCACGAGCGGGCCGGGATGGCGCCGCTCGACGTGCTGGCCGCCGCCTCCTGGGGCGCCCGGGAATGGCTCGGCTTCCCCGGTCTGGTCGAGGGTGGTCTCGCCGACCTGACCGTCTACCCCGAGGACCCGCGCCGGGACCTGCGCGTGGTCCGCGCGCCCTCCCGCACGATCCTGCGCGGCCGCGTGATCCGCTGA
- a CDS encoding TetR/AcrR family transcriptional regulator yields MTASTDSPRQRLRDTIVDAARARTIAAGWDAVRMGGVASAAGVSRQTVYNEFGSKAGLAEALARREVDRFVGDVRAALVAHGPDVRAGAYAAIAHTLAAAADNPLVKAILTSARGGSDELLPYLTTRAEVVLTEASGALIEWVGDYLPEADPAALAFAADTIVRLVVSHIVLPRGPIDQTATALADLAVRLFLTAARPPR; encoded by the coding sequence ATGACTGCATCGACCGACTCCCCGCGGCAGCGGCTGCGGGACACGATCGTGGACGCCGCCCGCGCGCGGACCATCGCCGCCGGCTGGGACGCGGTACGCATGGGCGGCGTGGCCTCCGCGGCCGGGGTGAGCCGGCAGACCGTCTACAACGAGTTCGGCAGCAAGGCCGGCCTGGCCGAGGCGCTCGCCCGGCGGGAGGTGGACCGGTTCGTCGGCGACGTCCGGGCCGCCCTGGTCGCGCACGGCCCCGACGTCCGGGCCGGCGCGTACGCGGCGATCGCGCACACCCTCGCCGCGGCGGCGGACAACCCCCTGGTCAAAGCGATCCTGACCAGCGCCCGGGGCGGCTCGGACGAGCTGCTGCCGTACCTGACCACCCGGGCCGAGGTGGTGCTCACCGAGGCGTCCGGCGCGCTGATCGAGTGGGTCGGCGACTACCTGCCGGAGGCCGACCCGGCCGCGCTGGCCTTCGCCGCCGACACCATCGTCCGCCTGGTGGTCAGCCACATCGTGCTCCCCCGGGGCCCGATCGACCAGACTGCCACGGCCCTGGCCGACCTGGCCGTACGTCTCTTCCTGACGGCCGCCCGCCCGCCCCGCTGA
- the proS gene encoding proline--tRNA ligase: protein MARVLTPRAEDFPRWYQDLIAKAKLADNGPVRGTMVIRPAGYAIWERMQAEMDARIKAAGAENAYFPLFIPESYLKREAQHVEGFSPELAVVTHGGGKQLAEPVVVRPTSETVIGEFMAKWIDSYRDLPLLLNQWANVVRWELRPRIFLRTSEFLWQEGHTAHATREDARAYARRILHEAYEDLMVNVIGIPVVVGLKTARERFAGATATYTCEGMMGDGKALQLGTSHELGQNFAKAFDISYSSKEGGREHAWTTSWGTSTRMLGGLIMAHGDDNGLRVPPRLAPIQAYVMIVKDGEGVAEAAAKLRDGLRDAGVRVALDDRTDTAFGRRAVDAELRGYPVRVEVGPRDLAAGNAVVVRRTDGSKAPTPVADVVGAVLAALETDQQVLHDQALANRESRTVEVATLAEAIEAAANGWARVPWSAVGVAGEAEANGQGVTVRCLLRADGSVPDSEDEPDLIAILARAY from the coding sequence ATGGCACGCGTGCTCACTCCCCGTGCGGAGGACTTCCCCCGCTGGTACCAGGACCTGATCGCCAAGGCGAAGCTGGCCGACAACGGCCCGGTCCGCGGCACCATGGTCATCCGCCCGGCCGGCTACGCCATCTGGGAACGGATGCAGGCCGAGATGGACGCCCGGATCAAGGCGGCGGGCGCGGAGAACGCGTACTTCCCGCTGTTCATCCCGGAGAGCTACCTCAAGCGCGAGGCGCAGCACGTCGAGGGCTTCTCGCCGGAGCTTGCGGTGGTCACCCACGGTGGCGGCAAGCAGCTCGCCGAGCCGGTGGTGGTGCGCCCCACCAGCGAGACGGTGATCGGCGAGTTCATGGCCAAGTGGATCGACTCGTACCGGGACCTGCCGCTGCTGCTCAACCAGTGGGCGAACGTGGTCCGGTGGGAGCTGCGCCCGCGGATCTTCCTGCGCACCAGCGAGTTCCTCTGGCAGGAGGGGCACACCGCGCACGCCACCCGCGAGGACGCCCGGGCCTACGCCCGGCGGATCCTGCACGAGGCGTACGAGGACCTGATGGTCAACGTGATCGGCATCCCGGTGGTGGTGGGCCTGAAGACGGCCCGCGAGCGGTTCGCCGGTGCGACCGCCACGTACACCTGTGAAGGCATGATGGGCGACGGCAAGGCGCTCCAGCTGGGCACCAGCCACGAGCTGGGCCAGAACTTCGCCAAGGCGTTCGACATCAGCTACTCCTCGAAGGAGGGCGGCCGGGAGCACGCCTGGACGACCTCCTGGGGCACCTCGACCCGGATGCTGGGCGGCCTGATCATGGCGCACGGCGACGACAACGGCCTGCGGGTGCCGCCGAGGCTGGCCCCGATCCAGGCGTACGTCATGATCGTCAAGGACGGCGAGGGCGTCGCCGAGGCGGCTGCCAAGCTGCGCGACGGCCTGCGCGACGCCGGTGTCCGGGTCGCGCTCGACGACCGCACCGACACCGCGTTCGGCCGCCGGGCGGTCGACGCCGAGCTGCGCGGATATCCGGTACGCGTCGAGGTCGGCCCCCGCGACCTGGCCGCCGGCAATGCGGTGGTGGTGCGCCGCACCGACGGCTCGAAGGCCCCGACGCCGGTGGCCGACGTGGTCGGCGCGGTGCTGGCCGCGCTGGAGACCGACCAGCAGGTGCTGCACGACCAGGCGCTGGCCAACCGCGAGTCGCGCACCGTGGAGGTGGCCACCCTCGCCGAGGCGATCGAGGCCGCCGCGAACGGCTGGGCCCGGGTGCCGTGGTCGGCGGTCGGCGTGGCCGGCGAGGCCGAGGCGAACGGCCAGGGCGTCACGGTGCGCTGCCTGCTGCGCGCCGACGGCTCGGTGCCGGACTCCGAGGACGAGCCCGACCTGATCGCCATCCTCGCCCGCGCCTACTGA
- the rpsP gene encoding 30S ribosomal protein S16, translated as MAVKIRLLRMGKIRNPQYRIVIADSRTKRDGRAIEFVGVYQPKEDPSVIEVKSERVQYWLSVGAQPSEAVQRLLELTGDWQKYKGLPAPPPLKVAPERADRKAAYEAEAKAAAGLAPETPAKPAKKAAKAAEAPKTEAPAEAPKTEAPKTEAPAEAPKTEAPKTEAPAEAPAADAGEQA; from the coding sequence GTGGCCGTAAAGATCCGGCTCCTGCGGATGGGTAAGATCCGCAACCCGCAGTACCGCATTGTCATCGCCGACTCGCGCACCAAGCGTGACGGCCGGGCGATCGAGTTCGTCGGGGTGTACCAGCCGAAGGAGGACCCTTCGGTCATCGAGGTCAAGTCGGAGCGGGTCCAGTACTGGCTGTCCGTCGGCGCTCAGCCGAGCGAGGCGGTGCAGCGGCTGCTGGAGCTGACCGGTGACTGGCAGAAGTACAAGGGCCTGCCGGCCCCGCCGCCGCTGAAGGTCGCCCCCGAGCGGGCCGACCGCAAGGCGGCGTACGAGGCTGAGGCGAAGGCCGCCGCCGGGCTCGCCCCGGAGACCCCGGCCAAGCCGGCCAAGAAGGCCGCCAAGGCCGCCGAGGCTCCGAAGACCGAGGCTCCGGCTGAGGCTCCGAAGACCGAGGCGCCGAAGACCGAGGCTCCGGCTGAGGCTCCGAAGACCGAGGCGCCGAAGACCGAGGCTCCGGCCGAGGCCCCGGCTGCCGACGCCGGTGAGCAGGCCTGA
- a CDS encoding RNA-binding protein — translation MPTPVSRPDMPLRPALEHLVKGIVDHPDDVRVRMVDSRRGKRLEVRVHPEDLGTVIGRSGRTAKALRQVIGSIGGRGVRVDIVDSY, via the coding sequence CTGCCGACGCCGGTGAGCAGGCCTGACATGCCTCTGCGTCCGGCGTTGGAGCACCTGGTCAAGGGCATCGTCGACCACCCGGATGACGTCCGGGTGCGGATGGTCGATTCCCGTCGGGGCAAGCGGCTGGAAGTCCGCGTGCACCCCGAGGACCTCGGCACTGTGATCGGGCGGTCCGGCCGGACCGCCAAGGCGCTGCGCCAGGTGATCGGCTCCATCGGCGGGCGCGGGGTACGCGTCGACATCGTCGACTCGTACTGA